One Capra hircus breed San Clemente chromosome 3, ASM170441v1, whole genome shotgun sequence genomic window, CCACTAACTTCACTTgactattgagcacttgaaatgtggatAGTCCAAAGTGATATGTACTGTATGTATAAAAGACATTAATTTTGAAAGGttactatgatttttttaatgtaaaatccctcattaataattttatttggagAATGAGTCTAAGATGTCAGACTGGGATGACCTTGAACTCACTTCCTCCCATAGACACACCAATATTACAATTAATAGAGCAAATTTTGATAAGAAAGACCTGAAGGCCAGCAGAAAAGGTCTTCtacaacaaaatatataaataagaaacCACAACATGATGTGTGGGAGTGAGGAGGCACAGTATAATCAAAACCAATACACCTGGGCAGATGATCCACAAATAGAGGATAATTATAATTGCTGAGGCTCTCCCTAAGGAGTGAAGCCTATGAACCCACACTGAGCCTCCCAGCTTGGGGTCCAGAACCAGGAAGAAGAGCGCCCAGAACACTGAGCATGGAAAGCCACTGGGGCTTGCTTTTACTTTCAGGAGAGCCAAGGAACTATAAGATATAGATACTCCACTTTCAAAGGGTGCACACAGAATCTCACACACTCTAGGACCCAGGGAATAAACTATATTCTGAAGGGAGCCTGGATCAGACCCACCTGCTGATTTAGAAGAGCATCACAGAGAGGCAGAAGGCAAATAGAGATCATCCTGGGGATATAGATACTGACCGTTGCCTTTTTGGGGAGCTACATTTTACCCCAAAACACTGCACTGGCAAGTGCCACTTTTGAATCATATCTATGGCATATTAGCCTTAGGACCCAGCCTCACCCATCAGCCTGTCAGCACCAGTACTATGTTGCCTCAAGTATAGCAGAGAGTTGAGTGGAGATACAAACTGGTTCACTAACAGGATAACTGTCTTAAGACTTGCTGAGATCCCAGCTACCTGGGACATGGACTCATCACCAGAAGTCCCAGGACCTGGCCCTGTCCTCCAGGGGGCACAGGATGTGGAATCACCTACTAGTGCACTAGCATCAGCCCAGGGAACCCTGGGCCACAGTCCACCCTCCAGCATACTGATACCAGCTCCAGCCCCCAGGCCTATAGCAAGACACTCCAGGACGCAGAAACCAGTGTGTCACCATTAGATATGCATATAGACAGATACGGccacaacataggagcacctgaATACAAAACGCAAgtattaacagacataaaaagagaaGTTGACAGCAAACAACCGTATTAGTGTACtttaaaattccacatacatTAACAgacacatctgctgctgctgctaagtcgcttcagtcatgtctgactctgtgcaaccccatagacagcagcccaccaggctcccccgtccctgggattctccaggcaagaatattggagtgggttgccatttccttctccaatgcatgaaagtgaaaagtgaaagtgaagtcgctcagtcgtgtccgactcttcgtgaccccatggactgcagtccaccaggctcctccatccatgggattttccgagcaagagtactggagtggggtgccattgccttctccgaatagacACATCATTCAGATAGAAAATCAGTAAAGGAACACTGGCCTTAACACTTTAGATCACTTAGATTTAATCGATATACATAGaccattccatccaaaagcagcagtatacacattcttttcaagggaACATGGAACGTcccccaggatagatcacatgtaaggccacaaaacaagtcgcagcaaatttaagaaaactgagatcatatcAAGCACATTTTCCAGCCATGATGTTATGAAACCAAAATTTAACTACaaagaaaaaactgcaaaaacacaaacacatggaggctaaccAATGTACAACAAACAACCAatgggtcactgaagaaatcaaaaaggaaattaagaatacttggaaacaaatgaaaatgaaaactcaatAATCCAAAATCTGCGGGAAAcaacaaaagcagttttaagaagGAGGTTTATAGCAGTACAAGTGTACATCCAGAAATAAGAGaaatctcaaataaataacctaaccttataccaaaagtaaataaaagaatatatgaaaTCCAAGACagtatacagaaaaaaatacaaataagagctgaaatataaaagctaaatgaaatgaagaactatttttttgaaaaaaataaagaaaattgataCACCTCAATTTTCTGAAACTTCACCCAGATTTAtctggagaaaaagagagacagtcaaaataaatcagaaatgaaacagagaagGCACAACCAACACCACAAAAATGTAAAGGATCATAAGATCTTATTGtgaacaaaaataaaccaaaaaatgaaCAAGTAGCAGACATGGACAGATTCCTAGAAATGCACAATCTCCCaaagctgaaccaggaagaaatagaaaatagcaaCAGTCTAATTATTGTAATGGAGTTCAGTTAGTATAAAAAGAttcaacaaaaaatgaaaaacaacaaaaacattgaGACCAAAAGTCATGAAAGTTAATATAAATTCACTGCATGTGACATGGATGGGCAAAATCATGATTAACTCAGTGGATTAAGAAGCAACTGCCCCCAAGAGTCTTATTTCAATTAAACCCAAATATTCAGGGTTAGCATAAGAAGACTCTGAAACTATGAGGAAAGCAGTAATTCCCATAATGGAAGCTTGGGGTCGGGCAGACTGGGCTGGGGTAAGTTTGATGATGTGGTCAGAATGCTTCCTCTTTGAGACTCAGTTCTCAGCATCAAGTCGCCACCATCACTGTGCTCTTAGGCTCAGCTTTACCTCCCCTCCACCCTCACCACTAGCCTTGGAGGACCCCAGTGTCCCATTTGAAGATCTACATGACATGCAATCCAACACTATAGGACACCACGTTTTTCTCCAGACACCAACACCTAGTCAGAAGACTTCCGGTCAGCACAGCTCCATCTCTGAAAAGCTGAGTCTATCACTCCTTTCTCCGACCGCAGAGAGCCCAAATTCTCTATCCAGCATTGTCCCACTTCCACTTAATTTATCTGACCTCTCTGAAACTTCTGTTTCCTTTAGGTGTCAGGTCTCCAGTGATCACACCTCAATCTCTTCCAAGACAAAACTGCTAAGGATTATCAGTCAATAAATGCAGGTGGCCAGTTCTCTCACCCTTCAGTTGAACACCTCAATGAAAAATCCCTGATGGGTGGATTCACAGCTCAAGTTCTCTGCTTCTACTCATCTGGATAAAATTTCACACAGTTATAACAGTACCTTTACAAAGGACAATCATGGTTGAGCCACACCATTTCTTATCAACCTATTATTGCCATTACCTCTGCCTCTCATTCCTCTCAAAGACTATTATAAACCTTTACTACACTACTGGACGTACTTTAACAACTTCTCTCACCAAAGATTGCTAGAAGGAGCTTGAAAGTTAGAAATCTTTAGAAAGATCAGTAGATAAGAAAGAACCTGGAagtaagtcattttaaaaaaatatatttcactagggaattctctggtggcccagtggtttagATTCCAAGcattcactgccaagggcttgagttcaatccctggtgggtgaACTAGAATCCCACAAGATGTGTGGCAAGGcataaaaatttttcttaatttctttcattaaaaataatatgttcCACTTGAAACACTGATTGAATAAAGGCAGCAGTACACACCTGAGATAATGGTTTCCTGTTGCCACAGTTGATGCCCCCAATGAACACCATGTTGGGCATGATCGGCCGCGGGTAGTCCATCACAAAGTCTCCTCTGAACAGCCACACGGATGCAGAGCCAAAAATCTCCCCCAGCGACACGTCTCTCTGAAGCAGCTCAGAGGCCATACGTGCATAAGGAGTGAAAGAAAAATGGCAAAGGTACTTCAGGGCCAGAGGGTAGAGCATGTTCTTGACCCTCTGGAAGAATGTCATGTGGTCTGAATTCCTTGTTAACAACGTAGGAACATAAGAGAAAGGGTTTGGGCACGCTGTGCCCTCAGTATCTAAGTCACAGGGAAGGAAACGCAAGAAAAACACAGCAGGAATGGACAGGTACTTAGCCAGCACTGCCCCACACGGGTAAACAGGGTCCGTTAAAACCACATCGAAGGAACTGGCATTCAGGTCTCTGATCAGTTCCTTGTTATGCAACAGTGCCTCACAAGACCTTGCAAAGACCACAGATGCATTTTTTGTAGCTTCAGCAGTTTTCCAAAACAGTGTTAGAAAATTCACTCTTTCAAAAAACAGATTAAACCGGCCCATCATGAAGTAATTAAAATCGTCCTGGGTGTAAGGAATGGCGTAGGTTTTCTTAATGAAAAAGTCCTCTGCCTTGACGCGCACATTGACCTCCGGAGCAACGACCACTGCTTGATGACCTCTGGCGTGGAGCTCCCGCACGGCCTCCCGCATGCTGAGCCAGTGGCTGCCCTCCATGGGGGCCACCAGCACCTTCCCAGCCTCGGCCCATCGCCCGACGCACACACAGAGCAGGAGTCCAGCCAGCACCTGCCGCCGAAGCTGCAGCCCCAGGGCCATCTCTGCACAAACCAGAAGCTACTGAGTCTCTGGTAGGGCTGTGCTGCCTATATTTGTCCCCTTATCTTTATTTTATCATCAAGTCACTTAAGCAAATTGCATGTCATTGGAAGGCAGTGTGCCCTCTATACATTAATCATTATAAGGTAAGTCTATGCCTTGTTTTCATCACCTCTGGTTACACCTTGTGAGAAAGATCCCTCCGCCTTATCTTGGAAAAACTCCGATGACTCTGCTTCTTGCTCTGGGGGGCATTCTAGTTCACTCGCTCGCTCTTCATCCAAGACCCAGAGCAAGGCTGTGTCAGCAGGATCCCTTGGTCACCTCCGACCTCTCTGCTAATCAATTGGGCTGGACTGAACTCTAAGCAGTTACCTGCGCCCCAACCCCCACCCAGATCCTCTGCTGATTTTGACCTTATCTGAGAACTCTTTAAACTCTTTTACCCCAATTCACTGGTGAATTTGGAGCACATCCAGGGAAATACATGATATTCCTAAGACAGCTTTCTCTCAGTAGGGAGGGGACACTGGCTGTCAATTTTTCTCCTGGTCCACCCTGGGACATCTACTGCAATGTTTGGGGGAGAGTTTTTGATTGGAGCAGATGTCACATATAGAAACATCTGCAGTAGAATGGCTGTTGGACAATTCTGTATCTACTTCATGGAATAAGAGCGACTGTAATCTAAAGTATCAGTGGGCTTAGCAATGACAATAACCCTTAGCAATGACACACTGGGGTCAGAGAGGGCCAGTCCCCAATGTCAGCTCACCCTAGGACAGGAGCGAGCACTCTCCTGGCCTCAAAGAAGGCTCTCTGGATTTCTCTTATGATGCGGATGGTGCCGATCTTCCACTACTCTACTTAGGAACTGGAGTGTACGTGAATCTGGGCCCCTGGTACACCGTATACTCTGCGTTCAGATTTTTCTCCGAGGTCATTTACAGACCTAAGTCCTAATAAGGACAGATTCTTCAGAACTGAGGGGCTCCTGAATTTGTGGGAGCCTTCTCAGGTGGGGCCTGTGCAACACATTGTATCTTGGGCCCATGAGGTAGCCCTGCCACAGAGACTGATGCCCACGTGGACATCTCCGTATCCTGTCCACCCTGGGGATGATAAGGGCGGGCTCCCTGTGCTGCCGAGTGCTCTCTCTCACTGAGCACCCTCTTGTGCAtatatcagttcagatcagttcagtcactcagtcgtgtccaactctgcgaccccatgaaccacaggacaccaggcctccctgtccattaccaactcccggagtccacccaaacccatgtccattgagttggtggtgccatccaaccatctcattctctgtcatcaccttctcatgccttcaatctttcccagcatctgggtcttttcaaatgagtcagctcttcgcatcaggtggccaaagtattggagtttcagattcagcatcagtccttccaatgaatattcaggactgattttctttaggattgactggttggatctcctagctgtccaagggactctcaagagtcttctccaacaccacagttcaaaagcatcaattcgtcagtgctcagctttctttatgttacaactctctcatccatacatgactactccaaataccatagccttgactagacagacctttgttgacagaataatgtctctgctttttaatatgctgtccaggttgatcatagcttttcttccaagaagcaagcatcttttaatttcatggctgcagtcaccatctg contains:
- the LOC102190288 gene encoding UDP-glucuronosyltransferase 1-5 isoform X4; translation: MALGLQLRRQVLAGLLLCVCVGRWAEAGKVLVAPMEGSHWLSMREAVRELHARGHQAVVVAPEVNVRVKAEDFFIKKTYAIPYTQDDFNYFMMGRFNLFFERVNFLTLFWKTAEATKNASVVFARSCEALLHNKELIRDLNASSFDVVLTDPVYPCGAVLAKYLSIPAVFFLRFLPCDLDTEGTACPNPFSYVPTLLTRNSDHMTFFQRVKNMLYPLALKYLCHFSFTPYARMASELLQRDVSLGEIFGSASVWLFRGDFVMDYPRPIMPNMVFIGGINCGNRKPLSQEFEAYVNASGEHGIVIFSLGSMVSEIPEQKAMEIADALGKIPQTVLWRYTGTPPPNLAKNTKLVKWLPQNDLLGHPKTRAFITHSGSHGVYEGICNGVPMVMMPLFGDQMDNAKRMETRGAGITLNVLEMSSEDLENALKAVINEKSYKENIMRLSRLHKDRPIEPLDLAVFWVEFVMRHKGASHLRPAAHDLTWYQYHSLDVIGFLLAITLTVIFITFKACAFTFRKCFGKKERVKKSHKSKTH